One segment of Bacillus pseudomycoides DNA contains the following:
- a CDS encoding DUF1433 domain-containing protein: protein MKKKLAIILSIICIITGGYLTMEYAKKKEKEEQFWKKQEVRIEKYIRYNVNDVKSITFTKREITPMGVPHIKGYINKNEKLWFVASVSTTKNFEDKFGCSGELYDNYMKKPEKSVSEIEKEEKEKKQE, encoded by the coding sequence ATGAAAAAAAAATTGGCAATAATATTATCCATTATTTGTATTATAACAGGAGGTTATCTAACAATGGAATATGCGAAGAAAAAAGAAAAAGAGGAACAATTTTGGAAGAAGCAAGAAGTACGGATAGAAAAATATATTCGTTATAATGTGAATGATGTGAAATCTATTACATTTACAAAAAGGGAGATTACTCCTATGGGAGTACCGCATATAAAGGGATATATAAATAAAAATGAGAAATTATGGTTTGTAGCGAGTGTTAGTACAACGAAAAATTTTGAGGATAAATTCGGATGTTCTGGTGAGTTATATGATAATTACATGAAAAAACCAGAAAAATCGGTATCAGAAATAGAAAAAGAGGAAAAAGAAAAGAAGCAAGAGTAA
- a CDS encoding IS6 family transposase → MEKENVFKWKHYQPDIILLTVRWYLRYNLSFRDLVEMMEERGLSISHTTIMRWVHQYGPELDKRIRRHLKQTSDSWRVDETYIKVKGQWMYLYRAVDSKGNTIDFYLSKTRDQKAAKRFFKKALQSFHVSKPRVITVDKNPAYPIAIEQLKKEKSIPGGMRLRQQKYLNNIVEQDHRFIKKRIRSMLGFKCFDTATSILSGVEAMHMIKKEQVNLRDQSVQNQKEFIHQLFGLAA, encoded by the coding sequence ATGGAAAAGGAAAATGTATTCAAATGGAAGCATTATCAGCCTGATATTATTTTGTTAACGGTAAGATGGTACCTACGGTACAACCTCAGTTTTCGTGATTTAGTGGAAATGATGGAGGAACGGGGCTTATCCATTTCTCATACAACGATTATGCGTTGGGTTCATCAGTACGGTCCTGAATTGGACAAACGAATCCGACGTCACCTTAAACAAACAAGTGACTCCTGGAGAGTCGATGAAACATATATCAAAGTAAAAGGTCAATGGATGTACCTGTATCGTGCTGTTGATTCGAAAGGAAATACAATCGATTTTTACCTGAGCAAAACAAGAGACCAGAAGGCTGCAAAGCGCTTTTTCAAGAAGGCCTTGCAGTCTTTTCATGTTTCAAAACCTCGTGTTATAACAGTCGATAAAAATCCAGCTTACCCTATAGCGATTGAACAGTTGAAAAAAGAAAAAAGCATACCTGGTGGTATGCGACTTAGACAACAAAAGTACTTGAATAACATAGTAGAACAAGATCATCGCTTTATAAAGAAGCGAATTCGTTCTATGCTAGGGTTCAAATGTTTTGACACAGCTACATCCATTCTTTCTGGAGTAGAAGCCATGCATATGATTAAAAAAGAACAGGTTAATTTACGGGACCAGTCTGTCCAAAACCAGAAAGAATTCATCCATCAATTGTTTGGACTTGCAGCATAA